A window of the Pseudoalteromonas sp. A25 genome harbors these coding sequences:
- a CDS encoding amidohydrolase, producing MRLLSIWLIFANLLISNLALANNSLNLESITPDVIKWRRHLHQYPELSNREYKTAEYIANHLRSLGLEVQTGVAHTGVVAKLVGAKPGPLIALRADMDALPVTEQVDLPFASKQVAEYRGKKVGVMHACGHDTHVAILMGVATLLKQQQAQLSGSVMFIFQPAEEGAPEGEEGGAQLMLKEGLFASQKPEAVFGLHATSRLKVGQIGYRSGPMMASEDSFSIIVNGKQTHGSRPWRGVDPIVSAAQIIMSAQTIASRQVDVTKAPSVLSFGAINGGVRSNIIPDQVELIGTIRTFDQAMRADIKKRLVNTATLVAQSAGATATTKINAGYPVTINDPELTETMLPTLHSVVGSDNLIELDLITGAEDFSYYALETPGLFLMLGVTPKDKPLSEAASNHSPLFYVDEDALPIGVAALANLALDYLNHTN from the coding sequence ATGCGCTTGCTATCAATATGGCTAATTTTCGCCAATTTACTAATTAGCAACCTAGCTTTGGCTAACAACTCATTAAACTTAGAATCAATAACGCCAGATGTAATAAAGTGGCGTCGTCATTTACATCAATATCCAGAGCTTAGCAATAGAGAGTATAAAACAGCAGAGTATATTGCTAACCACCTTAGAAGCCTTGGCCTTGAAGTACAAACGGGTGTTGCTCACACTGGCGTAGTCGCTAAGTTAGTAGGCGCTAAACCTGGTCCACTGATAGCCCTTCGTGCGGATATGGACGCGCTACCAGTGACCGAACAAGTAGACCTACCTTTTGCATCTAAGCAAGTCGCTGAATATAGGGGTAAAAAAGTCGGAGTGATGCACGCATGTGGCCATGACACTCATGTTGCTATTTTGATGGGTGTTGCAACATTATTAAAACAGCAGCAAGCGCAGCTATCTGGCTCTGTCATGTTTATTTTTCAACCAGCGGAAGAAGGTGCGCCTGAGGGTGAAGAAGGGGGTGCTCAGCTTATGCTCAAAGAAGGCCTATTCGCTTCGCAAAAACCAGAGGCGGTTTTTGGCTTGCATGCAACCAGCCGCTTAAAAGTCGGCCAAATTGGCTATAGAAGTGGCCCTATGATGGCCAGTGAAGACTCATTTTCAATCATTGTTAACGGCAAACAAACTCATGGTTCAAGACCTTGGCGTGGGGTTGACCCTATTGTAAGTGCAGCACAAATAATCATGTCGGCACAAACCATCGCGTCAAGGCAAGTTGATGTAACAAAGGCCCCTTCCGTGCTTTCATTTGGTGCAATTAACGGTGGCGTGCGTTCAAACATTATCCCCGATCAAGTTGAGTTAATTGGTACCATCAGAACCTTTGACCAAGCGATGCGTGCGGATATAAAGAAACGCTTAGTGAACACTGCAACGCTGGTCGCACAATCAGCAGGAGCCACTGCTACTACAAAGATCAATGCTGGCTACCCCGTTACAATTAACGATCCGGAGCTTACTGAAACAATGCTACCGACACTACACTCTGTGGTCGGCAGTGATAATTTAATTGAGCTTGATTTGATCACCGGTGCTGAAGATTTTTCATACTATGCACTTGAAACACCGGGATTATTTTTAATGCTGGGGGTTACACCTAAAGATAAACCACTTAGCGAAGCCGCCAGTAACCATTCGCCATTATTTTACGTTGATGAAGATGCATTGCCTATAGGCGTGGCTGCATTAGCTAATTTAGCCTTGGATTATTTAAATCATACTAATTAA
- the recB gene encoding exodeoxyribonuclease V subunit beta, with amino-acid sequence MQMLNPQLMPIAGSSLIEASAGTGKTYTITGLYLRCLLGLQVSEQPSAPLSVEQILVVTFTEAATQEIKERVRARILLARDTLLGQPCKDELVNSVLSQVDDPHYAFVLLDAAAKSIDEAAIFTIHGFCQRMLKQHAFESNVAFNLEFVLDESELVLEAIKDHWRSFVYPLDRDTTQAIIEHYKSPQSLAKDVISALNKEQATITPQLDLQTVLAARTQYQQQAQKFKQSLLRSDFFSVLASSGLAKNKTPGRVANIDALIAYCQNDDWYFEFGSAKHSFSIWGEAALSNPANYKKGAKLIEHPMLSEFDKMAQLHEQVSTGLKIAILQHSVVEVRRLLRAHKQQHGLISPDDLLRQLYEALKSEQGDVLVAKIAQLFPVAMIDEFQDTDPIQYGIFDTVYGRDGASALTMIGDPKQAIYGFRGADIFTYIYAKKQVEECNQYTLATNYRSATGVVAAVNAIFSNHEHSFIFNKAIPFISVTAHGKSEDSRFSSNLLGNAALQFSVYKDDAPITSKSKAQPVLAKHYANKIAQLLIEAQEGKALIGKNAVQAGDICVLVRDRGEASIIKSALSSLAIPSVYLARDSIFSQPISLAILSFLEVLHGKYDEAALRGILVSPLFALDYQQVFQLRTNEQQWQSYLDQFSALQKLWYKQGAMAMLEQLLVQNKLQALWQAQGYNVERWLTDYRHLAELLQQKQIELDGTLRVLRWLATQTQQASQDSAQVRLESDADLVKIVTMHASKGLEYPIVYLPFVSSYREASDVLFHRDGQLVYALDADKDEQALAEQERLAEDIRLLYVALTRAIHFCDVGLFNVAAGRSKKPGITQTAIGYALFGAQSFATQALWHEALESFCAGHRDIKLNWLSDDVQAAAQVAAPLTQPQSLSVKPVTAQIERNWRATSFSQLSYQSHVDDRPLGALDENHQLDLPDQGVHLANISQDSYTFPKGAKPGSCLHEIFELIDFTSPDLPASNEQLPLSEAIEKSLSKYHIDEQWQMPVYDWIKGCLQCQLNTEIGLQLAKLAPQDCLVEMEFYLPLEPLNATQLNRLVSDITGQHSQLSFDSVKGLLKGFIDLIFVYQGKYYILDYKSNYLGDNPDDYQADNLKLAMDAHQYHLQYMIYSVALHRLLIQRVKDYQPETHLGGVYYLFLRALPDEAGVFFNQLSTEQLLKLDALFSQGSLL; translated from the coding sequence ATGCAGATGCTTAATCCACAATTGATGCCCATAGCCGGTAGTAGTTTAATTGAGGCCAGTGCAGGTACGGGTAAAACTTATACCATTACCGGTTTGTACTTACGTTGCTTACTTGGTCTACAGGTCTCTGAACAACCAAGCGCGCCATTAAGTGTTGAGCAGATTTTAGTGGTTACCTTTACCGAAGCGGCAACGCAAGAGATTAAAGAACGGGTGAGGGCGCGTATTTTGCTCGCACGCGATACCTTACTTGGGCAGCCTTGCAAAGATGAGTTAGTAAATAGTGTGCTTAGTCAGGTAGATGATCCTCACTACGCTTTTGTACTGTTAGACGCTGCGGCGAAATCAATCGATGAGGCGGCAATTTTTACCATCCACGGTTTTTGTCAAAGAATGTTAAAACAGCACGCATTTGAGTCTAATGTGGCATTTAATTTGGAGTTTGTTTTAGATGAGTCTGAGCTTGTCTTAGAGGCAATTAAAGATCATTGGCGCAGCTTTGTTTATCCATTAGACAGAGATACCACGCAAGCCATTATTGAGCATTATAAGAGCCCTCAATCACTGGCAAAAGACGTTATCAGTGCTCTAAATAAAGAACAGGCGACTATTACTCCCCAGTTAGATTTGCAAACGGTGCTCGCAGCGAGAACACAATATCAGCAACAGGCTCAAAAGTTTAAGCAGTCATTGCTGCGTAGTGACTTTTTTAGCGTGCTTGCCAGTTCTGGCTTAGCGAAAAATAAAACCCCGGGCAGAGTGGCAAATATCGACGCTTTGATTGCCTATTGCCAAAACGACGATTGGTATTTTGAATTTGGTAGTGCTAAACATTCGTTTTCAATCTGGGGCGAGGCGGCCTTATCCAACCCAGCTAACTATAAAAAGGGCGCAAAACTGATTGAACACCCCATGCTTAGTGAGTTTGATAAGATGGCCCAGTTGCATGAACAAGTAAGCACAGGGCTAAAAATTGCGATATTGCAGCACAGTGTGGTTGAGGTACGTCGGTTGTTGCGTGCTCATAAGCAGCAGCATGGCTTAATCAGCCCCGATGATTTATTGCGTCAGCTTTATGAGGCGTTAAAGTCTGAGCAAGGCGATGTCTTAGTTGCTAAAATTGCCCAGCTTTTTCCCGTAGCGATGATCGATGAGTTTCAAGATACCGATCCAATCCAGTATGGCATATTTGATACAGTTTATGGCCGTGACGGCGCGAGTGCATTAACCATGATAGGTGACCCTAAGCAAGCCATTTATGGCTTTCGGGGAGCAGATATATTTACTTATATCTATGCAAAAAAGCAAGTTGAAGAGTGTAATCAATATACCTTAGCAACCAACTATCGCTCTGCCACAGGGGTGGTTGCGGCGGTCAATGCGATATTTTCTAACCATGAGCATAGTTTTATTTTCAACAAAGCCATTCCATTTATTTCTGTAACGGCTCATGGCAAATCAGAGGATAGCCGCTTTTCATCAAACCTTTTGGGTAATGCGGCTTTACAATTTAGTGTTTACAAAGATGATGCGCCAATAACCAGCAAGTCTAAAGCACAGCCAGTACTGGCAAAACATTATGCAAATAAAATTGCCCAGCTACTGATTGAAGCGCAAGAAGGCAAGGCATTGATAGGAAAAAATGCCGTGCAAGCGGGTGATATTTGTGTATTGGTGCGAGATAGAGGTGAGGCGAGCATCATCAAGTCGGCGTTGTCTAGCTTAGCCATACCCAGTGTTTACTTGGCGCGAGATAGTATTTTCAGTCAGCCAATTAGCCTTGCAATACTGAGCTTCTTAGAAGTATTGCACGGTAAGTACGATGAGGCTGCACTGCGAGGTATATTAGTAAGCCCCTTATTTGCGCTGGACTATCAGCAAGTTTTTCAACTTCGTACTAATGAGCAGCAATGGCAAAGTTATCTTGACCAATTTAGTGCATTGCAAAAGCTGTGGTACAAACAAGGCGCTATGGCCATGCTTGAGCAGTTACTTGTGCAAAACAAGCTGCAAGCGCTTTGGCAAGCTCAGGGCTATAATGTTGAGCGATGGCTGACCGATTATCGACATTTGGCTGAGCTTTTACAACAAAAGCAAATAGAGCTTGATGGCACGTTACGAGTGCTACGCTGGTTAGCAACACAAACTCAACAAGCATCACAAGATAGTGCGCAGGTTCGACTAGAAAGCGATGCGGATTTAGTGAAGATAGTCACTATGCACGCATCTAAAGGTTTGGAGTACCCCATCGTTTATCTGCCATTTGTGAGTAGTTACCGCGAGGCCAGTGACGTACTTTTCCATCGAGATGGGCAATTAGTCTACGCACTAGATGCCGATAAAGATGAGCAGGCACTCGCTGAGCAAGAGCGTTTAGCTGAAGATATACGGTTGTTATACGTTGCGCTTACAAGAGCTATCCATTTTTGTGATGTGGGGCTGTTTAACGTGGCGGCAGGGCGCAGCAAAAAGCCTGGTATAACGCAAACTGCCATAGGTTATGCACTGTTTGGCGCTCAGAGCTTTGCAACGCAAGCTTTGTGGCACGAAGCGTTAGAGTCATTTTGCGCGGGACATCGGGATATTAAGCTAAACTGGTTATCAGATGACGTGCAAGCTGCGGCTCAAGTTGCTGCACCTCTAACACAACCTCAGTCTCTATCCGTTAAGCCAGTGACCGCACAGATTGAACGTAACTGGCGCGCTACTAGCTTTAGCCAATTAAGTTATCAAAGCCATGTTGATGATAGGCCGCTTGGTGCGCTGGATGAAAATCATCAGTTAGATTTACCAGATCAGGGGGTTCATTTAGCAAATATATCGCAGGACTCATATACCTTTCCAAAAGGCGCAAAGCCGGGAAGCTGCTTACATGAGATATTTGAGCTTATTGATTTTACATCGCCTGATTTACCTGCAAGCAATGAGCAATTACCGTTAAGTGAAGCGATAGAAAAAAGCTTGAGCAAGTATCATATTGACGAGCAATGGCAAATGCCAGTATACGACTGGATAAAAGGTTGTTTGCAATGCCAACTCAATACCGAAATCGGCTTGCAACTTGCTAAGCTAGCACCGCAAGACTGTTTGGTAGAAATGGAGTTTTACCTTCCTTTAGAGCCGCTCAATGCCACACAGTTGAATCGTTTGGTGAGTGATATCACCGGTCAGCATAGCCAACTAAGTTTTGACAGTGTAAAAGGACTATTAAAAGGCTTTATCGATCTGATCTTTGTTTACCAAGGTAAGTATTACATTTTGGATTATAAGTCTAATTATCTTGGCGATAACCCAGATGATTACCAAGCTGATAATTTAAAGCTCGCGATGGATGCTCATCAGTATCATCTGCAATACATGATTTACTCGGTCGCATTACATCGCTTGCTGATACAGCGTGTCAAAGATTACCAACCAGAGACCCATTTAGGGGGCGTTTATTACTTGTTTTTAAGAGCACTGCCTGATGAAGCAGGGGTGTTTTTTAATCAGTTAAGTACAGAACAATTGCTAAAGTTAGATGCACTGTTTAGCCAAGGTAGTTTGCTATGA
- a CDS encoding FHA domain-containing protein, translating to MAYLIDEHKLSKVYLKSYHTVGRYKYNVDTLIDQPGVSRHHAIIELAQDKWLIRDVSTNGIWINDKKIDKNLPYQLCENDKLDFAAPGQNSFVVANLSTQCQYLVSQSDNQQVIEVSDQLLLPNDDNPTHIIYFDQMLNYWFLEDLNTSDRQALIDGGLVSAFNSQWVFYSAGTAAMTKHLERLPNVKPCGLSFSVSQDEEATQLSVNLDDNTIDLGVRSHHYLLLLLARLRIQDKDDGVEQDQQGWIYREDLIKALGVQMNHMNIMVHRARKQLTEAGGDKFPELGYLIETSNGKLRLNSQDITIIKGHKLETRMTL from the coding sequence ATGGCTTATCTAATTGACGAACATAAACTCAGTAAAGTATATCTAAAAAGCTATCATACGGTTGGCCGCTATAAATACAATGTAGATACTTTGATAGATCAGCCGGGGGTATCTCGTCATCACGCTATTATTGAACTTGCACAAGACAAATGGCTTATCCGCGATGTCAGCACCAATGGCATTTGGATAAACGACAAAAAAATTGATAAGAACTTACCCTATCAATTGTGTGAAAACGACAAGCTTGACTTTGCGGCCCCAGGTCAAAATTCTTTCGTTGTCGCAAATCTAAGCACTCAATGCCAATATCTCGTTTCGCAAAGCGACAACCAACAAGTAATTGAGGTATCTGATCAGTTATTGCTTCCCAATGACGATAACCCAACGCACATTATCTACTTTGACCAAATGCTCAATTACTGGTTTCTTGAAGACTTAAATACCAGTGACCGTCAAGCGCTCATAGATGGTGGGCTTGTCAGTGCCTTTAACAGCCAATGGGTATTTTATTCAGCAGGTACAGCTGCTATGACTAAACACCTTGAGCGTTTACCCAATGTAAAACCTTGCGGGCTTTCGTTTTCTGTAAGTCAAGATGAAGAAGCCACACAATTATCAGTAAATCTAGACGATAACACCATTGATTTAGGCGTTCGTAGTCACCATTACTTACTGCTGTTATTGGCTCGCTTACGCATTCAAGATAAAGACGATGGTGTCGAACAAGACCAACAAGGCTGGATCTACCGTGAAGATCTTATTAAAGCGTTAGGTGTGCAAATGAACCACATGAATATCATGGTCCACCGAGCTCGAAAACAGCTGACGGAAGCAGGTGGTGATAAGTTTCCAGAGCTTGGCTATTTAATTGAAACATCAAATGGCAAATTACGCCTAAACAGCCAAGATATCACTATAATCAAAGGCCATAAGCTTGAAACACGTATGACGCTTTAA
- a CDS encoding Mpo1 family 2-hydroxy fatty acid dioxygenase, translated as MRTLEQQLINYAKYHRDKRNIATHFVGIPLIVIAIGILLYIPIFQVNTLVITPTLVVVLLCSGYYLRLDFRLGALMTLLFALVYTGAKQLHIGWSSDHSWFYLFGATLFIAGWVIQFVGHYFEGKKPAFVDDLMGLIIGPLFVAVEALFIVGLMKGLEQKILSQAGQYR; from the coding sequence ATGCGCACATTAGAACAACAACTGATAAATTATGCCAAATACCACAGAGACAAGCGTAATATTGCAACGCATTTTGTGGGGATCCCTCTTATTGTTATTGCAATAGGTATACTCCTGTATATTCCGATATTTCAGGTTAATACCTTGGTGATCACCCCAACCCTTGTAGTGGTTCTACTTTGTAGTGGCTATTACTTGCGTTTAGATTTTCGCCTTGGTGCTCTGATGACCTTATTGTTTGCCTTGGTATACACCGGTGCCAAGCAGCTTCATATTGGTTGGTCTTCAGATCATAGTTGGTTTTATTTATTTGGGGCAACGTTGTTCATCGCTGGCTGGGTTATTCAATTTGTTGGTCACTATTTTGAAGGAAAAAAACCGGCCTTTGTTGATGATTTAATGGGGTTGATCATTGGCCCGTTGTTTGTGGCTGTAGAAGCGTTATTTATCGTGGGGTTGATGAAAGGGTTAGAACAGAAAATATTATCGCAAGCGGGGCAGTATCGCTAA
- the recD gene encoding exodeoxyribonuclease V subunit alpha has translation MSQLDLFADIQEAVFDHDDYIGSLLSHTRIRHADLALAKLLNQQRVDDCLYLILLLLRAEQQQHSCLSYEEINWADPFSLAMHELEGPLAPWQPHNAGTIWQQLLQHPAVGDGKPLVLFADKLYLSRLASYEALLAERFLQMQQQPLKLDENKLIQLLENYFPDTQADHIDWQKVACAMAASTGFCVITGGPGTGKTTTVTKLLAILQSLYFEAPLTVKLVAPTGKAAARLSESILGAKAKLGLDAALSDLIVDHAQTIHRLLGVIPQSNQYRHNQFNPLHLDLLIIDEASMVDLSLLAKLVQALPAHARLILLGDKDQLASVDTGSVMSDLCQELTLNTQPNYSQKLCDKLNKLCFDKKPVLNEKQSEFALSDSVAFLQKSHRFNSNSGIGQLALAVNNNDRPLLSQTLQKGYQDITVLGLNNEQYLALIERAADNYSNYLELMHEGRDAQEIHYAFSQYQLLAALREGPYGVEQLNKRIEQVLYARQLIAPTSRHYAGQPIMVIENDYQLKLFNGDIGILLLDEQQQLKATFIDEQGSFRSFYPARLPRHENVYAMTIHKSQGSEFAHTAMILPPIQRASVGINRQLVYTGITRAKKHFELVAQEQVIFNAMQKSVSRSSGLRDRLMKN, from the coding sequence ATGAGCCAGTTAGATTTATTTGCCGATATCCAAGAGGCTGTATTTGATCACGATGACTATATTGGCTCATTGTTGTCGCACACGCGCATTCGCCATGCTGATCTTGCGTTAGCCAAATTATTGAATCAGCAGAGGGTAGATGACTGCTTATATTTGATATTGCTATTGCTTCGTGCTGAACAGCAACAGCATAGCTGCCTATCTTACGAGGAAATTAACTGGGCTGATCCTTTCTCATTGGCTATGCATGAGTTGGAAGGCCCTTTAGCACCTTGGCAGCCTCACAATGCTGGCACAATATGGCAGCAGTTATTGCAACACCCAGCAGTGGGTGATGGCAAACCATTGGTACTGTTTGCCGATAAGTTGTATTTATCCCGCTTAGCCAGTTACGAAGCCTTGTTAGCTGAGCGTTTTCTACAAATGCAACAACAGCCTTTAAAGCTAGATGAAAACAAGCTTATCCAATTGCTAGAAAACTACTTTCCTGACACGCAAGCTGATCATATAGACTGGCAAAAGGTGGCATGTGCCATGGCCGCCAGCACTGGCTTTTGCGTGATAACTGGCGGACCGGGTACGGGTAAAACCACCACCGTAACTAAGCTATTAGCTATTTTACAATCTTTGTATTTTGAAGCGCCGCTGACTGTAAAGCTGGTGGCACCAACAGGTAAAGCTGCGGCAAGGTTAAGTGAATCAATTTTGGGCGCTAAAGCCAAGTTAGGATTAGACGCTGCACTGAGTGATTTAATTGTTGATCATGCACAAACAATTCATCGGTTACTCGGTGTGATCCCACAAAGCAATCAGTATCGTCACAACCAATTTAATCCGTTACATCTTGATTTGTTAATTATCGACGAAGCTTCTATGGTCGATCTCTCGCTCCTAGCTAAACTTGTGCAAGCATTACCTGCGCACGCAAGGTTAATTTTATTGGGAGATAAAGACCAGTTGGCTTCTGTTGATACCGGCAGTGTTATGAGTGATTTATGCCAAGAGTTAACACTCAATACACAGCCTAATTATAGCCAGAAACTATGTGATAAATTAAACAAGCTATGTTTTGACAAAAAGCCAGTACTTAATGAAAAGCAAAGCGAGTTTGCCTTGTCTGACAGTGTTGCGTTTTTGCAAAAAAGCCATCGTTTTAATAGCAACAGCGGTATTGGACAGCTCGCCTTAGCTGTGAACAACAATGATAGGCCGTTGCTTAGTCAAACATTGCAAAAAGGATATCAAGACATCACTGTACTTGGGTTGAATAATGAGCAATACCTCGCTTTGATAGAGCGTGCGGCTGACAATTACAGTAACTATCTAGAATTGATGCACGAGGGTCGCGACGCGCAAGAAATTCATTATGCATTTTCACAGTACCAACTACTTGCTGCATTGCGTGAGGGCCCATACGGGGTAGAGCAATTAAATAAGCGTATTGAGCAGGTTTTATATGCTCGACAATTAATTGCTCCCACCAGCCGACATTATGCGGGTCAGCCAATCATGGTGATAGAAAATGACTATCAGTTAAAACTGTTTAATGGCGATATTGGGATACTATTACTTGACGAGCAGCAACAACTAAAAGCCACCTTTATTGACGAACAAGGCAGTTTTAGGTCGTTTTATCCAGCTCGTTTACCCCGTCATGAGAATGTTTATGCTATGACCATCCACAAGTCGCAAGGCTCTGAGTTTGCGCATACTGCAATGATCTTACCGCCGATACAAAGAGCATCGGTTGGTATAAATCGTCAGTTAGTTTATACGGGGATCACACGGGCTAAAAAGCACTTTGAGCTGGTGGCCCAAGAACAAGTTATATTCAATGCAATGCAAAAGTCGGTATCTCGTAGCTCTGGATTACGAGATAGGTTAATGAAAAATTAA